In Erythrobacter litoralis HTCC2594, a single genomic region encodes these proteins:
- a CDS encoding M28 family peptidase, with amino-acid sequence MRTGGRALLGLVAGLSLTACQTMPGAERQFDAAQAALDTHIRVLSGDDYGGRQPGTEGGRKTEQYLVDALQSYGYAPGAGDGEWRQPVELVRYSPAEAKVTLMSGDETRIVEGDLLVVSGPPQDLLDLPVERIAADEAVREGALSGKAALLDAADARGLFAEVNGGAPDAIVLQAATSEEFEQFSRFVSGGRWQLNDDEEAQPPIAVLSPEFAAFTAPGESPLSISVESRPSIQSVETANVIGRLAGNVPGSGAVLVLAHWDHLGECGSEGDEDRLCNGAVDNASGIGVMLETARRIALQGGLDRDLYIVGTTAEEIGLLGAEAFARDPPLPLPTIVAAFNIDTVAIAPRGASTTVVGWGRTPLDEDIRVVVEGLDRKFKVDEYTEQFVRRQDGWALLSRDVPAVLVSTSFGDAKAFGAFLSGAYHGPNDEWREDLELGGATDDIFTHIALLQHFGSVQKYQPGERTEGAPAADNGDE; translated from the coding sequence ATGAGAACAGGGGGCAGGGCGCTTCTCGGGCTGGTCGCGGGGCTGTCGCTCACCGCTTGCCAGACCATGCCCGGTGCGGAGCGTCAGTTCGACGCTGCGCAGGCCGCTCTCGATACCCATATTCGCGTGCTGTCCGGCGATGACTATGGCGGGCGGCAGCCCGGCACCGAAGGCGGTCGGAAGACCGAGCAATATCTGGTCGATGCGCTGCAAAGCTATGGCTACGCACCCGGGGCCGGGGATGGAGAATGGCGCCAGCCGGTGGAACTGGTGCGGTATTCTCCGGCCGAGGCGAAGGTGACGCTGATGTCGGGCGACGAGACGCGGATAGTCGAAGGCGACCTGCTCGTAGTGTCGGGTCCACCGCAGGATCTGCTCGACCTGCCCGTCGAGCGGATCGCTGCCGATGAGGCGGTTCGCGAGGGAGCCTTGTCGGGCAAGGCGGCGCTGCTGGATGCCGCCGATGCGCGGGGGCTGTTCGCCGAGGTCAACGGAGGCGCACCGGACGCGATCGTCCTGCAGGCCGCGACCAGTGAGGAGTTCGAGCAGTTCTCCCGTTTCGTGAGCGGCGGGCGATGGCAACTCAACGACGACGAGGAGGCGCAGCCGCCGATCGCCGTGCTCTCACCCGAATTCGCGGCTTTTACCGCGCCCGGCGAGAGCCCGCTCTCCATCTCGGTCGAATCGCGACCCAGCATCCAGAGCGTCGAGACCGCCAATGTGATAGGCCGCCTCGCGGGCAACGTTCCGGGCAGCGGGGCGGTGCTGGTCCTCGCGCATTGGGATCATCTGGGGGAATGCGGCAGCGAAGGGGACGAAGATCGGCTGTGCAATGGGGCCGTCGACAATGCGTCGGGCATCGGCGTGATGCTGGAAACCGCGCGCCGGATTGCGCTGCAGGGCGGCCTCGATCGCGACCTCTATATCGTCGGCACCACGGCGGAGGAAATCGGCCTGCTCGGCGCGGAAGCTTTCGCCCGGGACCCGCCCTTGCCGCTGCCGACCATCGTGGCGGCCTTCAACATCGATACCGTCGCCATTGCCCCGCGCGGGGCCTCCACCACGGTCGTTGGCTGGGGCCGCACGCCGCTCGACGAAGACATCCGCGTGGTCGTTGAAGGCCTGGACCGGAAGTTCAAGGTCGACGAATATACCGAGCAGTTCGTCCGGCGGCAGGATGGCTGGGCCCTGCTCAGCCGCGACGTGCCGGCGGTGCTGGTGAGTACGTCCTTCGGGGACGCCAAGGCGTTCGGGGCTTTCCTGAGCGGCGCTTACCACGGTCCGAACGACGAATGGCGCGAGGACCTGGAACTGGGCGGCGCGACCGATGACATCTTCACGCACATCGCCTTGCTCCAGCATTTCGGCAGCGTGCAGAAATACCAGCCGGGCGAGCGGACGGAAGGCGCGCCGGCGGCCGATAACGGGGACGAGTGA
- a CDS encoding 3-hydroxybutyrate dehydrogenase translates to MFLEGKRALVTGSTSGIGLAVAKALHAEGAEVVLNGFGDDSEIASLREELGGAAHFGTDLTDVAAVEAMMADAGPLDILVNNAGMQHVSPVEDFPVDKWNLIIALNLTAAFHTTRLAVPAMRDKGWGRIINTASAHSKTASPFKSAYNASKHGIDGFTKTIALELAQTGVTANCISPGYVWTPLIEGQIPDTMKARGLSREEVIEDVLLAKQPTKKFVQPHEIGALAVFLCREEAGNVTGANWSIDGGWTAE, encoded by the coding sequence GGGCATCGGCCTCGCCGTGGCGAAGGCTCTCCACGCGGAAGGGGCCGAAGTGGTCCTCAACGGCTTCGGCGACGACAGCGAGATTGCATCGCTGCGCGAAGAGCTTGGCGGCGCGGCCCATTTCGGCACCGACCTGACCGACGTTGCCGCCGTCGAAGCGATGATGGCCGATGCCGGTCCGCTCGATATTCTCGTCAACAATGCGGGCATGCAGCATGTCTCGCCGGTCGAGGATTTCCCGGTCGACAAGTGGAACCTGATCATCGCGCTCAACCTGACAGCCGCCTTCCACACCACGCGGCTGGCCGTGCCGGCGATGCGGGACAAGGGCTGGGGACGCATCATCAATACCGCCAGTGCCCATTCCAAAACGGCGTCGCCTTTCAAGAGTGCCTACAACGCAAGCAAGCACGGTATCGACGGCTTCACCAAGACCATCGCGCTGGAGCTCGCGCAGACAGGTGTGACGGCAAATTGCATCAGCCCGGGCTATGTCTGGACGCCCCTGATCGAAGGGCAAATCCCCGACACCATGAAGGCGCGCGGCCTCAGTCGCGAGGAAGTGATCGAGGATGTCCTGCTCGCCAAGCAGCCGACGAAGAAATTCGTCCAGCCGCACGAGATCGGCGCGCTCGCAGTATTCCTGTGCCGCGAGGAAGCGGGCAATGTAACGGGCGCGAACTGGAGCATCGACGGCGGCTGGACCGCCGAGTAG